The following is a genomic window from Thioclava electrotropha.
CGGACAGCACCGGATCCTGCCGGATTGCGTTGAAGAAAGCCCCCTCGCGTTCGAAGCCGGCGGGTTCGCGGCCCAGCGTCGAGGCGAGGTCGAAGCGGAAGCCGTCGACATGCACCGCCTCCACCCAGTAGCGCAGGCTATCCATCACGAGGCGCAGCACCATCGGATGGGCGACGTTGAGCGTGTTCCCGGTGCCGGTCGTGTCGAAGCCGTGGCGTTTGTTTTCCGGCGACAGCAGGTAGTAGCTGCGATTGTCGATGCCCTTGAAGCTGAGCGTCGGGCCAAGCTCGTTACCCTCGGCTGTGTGGTTGTAGACCACGTCGAGGATCACCTCGATCCCGGCCTCGTGGAAGCGTTTCACTGCGGCGCGCACCTCGCGCACGTCCTCGCCGGCGAGATAGCTGCGATTGGGCGCGAAGAACCCGATGGAGTTGTAGCCCCAGTAGTTCGACAGGCCGTTCTCGACCAAGTGGCGATCCTGCACGATGGCATGGATCGGCAAAAGCTCGATCGTGGTCACGCCGAGCGTCAGCAGGTGGTCGATGATCTGCGGCGAGGCGAGCGCGCGGAAGGTTCCGCGATCGGCCTGAACGACGCCGGGATGGCGCATCGTCAGGCCCTTCACATGGGCCTCGTAGATCACCGTTTCGGACCACGGGCGGTGCAGCACCTGATCCTGATCCCAGTCGAACTGCGTGTCGACGACGATGGCTTTCGGCATGAACGGGGCGGAGTCGCGGGTGTCCTGCTTCAGATCGGAGCCACCAATGGGATAGCCGAATAGCGCGTCATCCCATTTCAGATAGCCCCGCATCGCCATCGCGTAAGGGTCGAGAAGCAGTTTGTTCGGGTTGAAGCGCAGACCTTCTTCGGGCGCAAACCGCCCGTGAACGCGGTAACCATAGGCGAGGCCCTCCTGCGCGCCGGGCAAATGGCCGAACCAGATCCCGCCCTCCTGCTGCGGCATCTCCAGCCGCGCGAGTTCCTCCTGGCCCTCATCATCGAAAAGGCACAGCTCCACCTTCTCGGCCTCTTCGGAGAAAATCGCGAAATTCACACCGTCTCCGGTGACGCGCGCGCCAAGAGTATCGGGTCGCCCCGCATACGGATCGAAACGCAGCGAACTGGGGGTCATAGGGGGAGGCTCCATGTGCGGAAGAAACGGTGACGCGCCAACGGGTTCAATGCGCCGTAACGTAAACGGTTCCCGGGCATGCGGTGCAAAGAAATGGTTCGGGGAAGGGCCGCACACACTTCGACCAACATATCGGAGCCGTGAATTCAGTCGTGGAAACTTCAAGGAACTGCGCCACGCCCCCTGCGTTTCTGAACCGATATTTTCCAAAATCTGAGGTTCCGACATGACGAACGACAAGCGCGGACGCCCCGCCACCACAGACGGGGGCGCCCCCGTCCAAAGTCTCGAACATTCGCTCACGGTCGGTTCCGACGGTCCGATCGTTCTGAACGATCACTACCTCATTGAGCAGATGGCGAATTTCAACCGCGAGCGCATCCCGGAGCGCCAGCCCCACGCCAAAGGCTCGGGCGCCTTCGGCCATTTCCAAGTGACGGGCGACGTCTCGAAATACACCAAGGCGAAGGTGTTCCAGCCGGGCGCGAAGACCGACATCGTGGCGCGCTTCTCGACCGTGGCAGGCGAACGCGGCAGCCCCGACACATGGCGCGACCCGCGCGGCTTCTCGGTGAAGATGTATACCGAAGAAGGCAACTTCGACATGGTGGGCAACAACACCCCCGTCTTCTTCGTGCGCGACCCGTTGAAATTCCAGAGCTTCATCCGCAGCCAGAAGCGCCGCGCCGATAACGGTCTGCGCGACCACGACATGCAGTGGGACTTCTGGACCCTCTCGCCCGAGAGCGCGCATCAGGTCACCTATCTGATGGGCGATCGCGGCATCCCGCGGACCTGGCGTGAGATGAACGGCTATTCGAGCCACACCTATTCGCTCGTCAACGAAGCGGGCGAGATGTTCTGGGTGAAGTTCCACTTCAAGACCGATCAGGGCGACGGCAACGCGCATTTCACGCAGGAAGAAGCGGACGAGATGGCGGGGGCCGATAGCGACTATCACCGCCGCGACCTGTTCAACGCGATCGCCGAGGGCAACGCTCCGAGCTGGACGCTCTATTTCCAGATCATGCCCTTCGAGGATGCCAAGACCTATCGCATCAACCCGTTCGACCTGACGAAGGTCTGGCCGCATAAGGACTATCCGCTGATCGAGGTCGGCAAGATGGTGCTCGACCGCAACCCGACCGATTTCCACACCGAAATCGAGCAGGCGGCCTTCGAGCCCAACAACATGGTCCCCGGCGTCGGCCTCTCGCCCGACAAGATGCTGTTGGCACGTGGCTTCTCCTATGCCGATGCGCACCGCGCGCGGCTCGGGGTGAACTACAAGCAGATCCCGGTGAACAAGCCGCAGGCCGAAACCAACGCCTACACCAAGGACGGCGCGCTGCGGGTCAACAAGTCCGAAGACCCGGTCTATTTCCCGAACTCCTATGGCGGCCCGGAAGCGCATCCGCAGAAATCCGAAGCCGGTCTGTGGTACTCCGATGGCGAGATGGTCCGGCAGGCCTACA
Proteins encoded in this region:
- the glgX gene encoding glycogen debranching protein GlgX, whose product is MEPPPMTPSSLRFDPYAGRPDTLGARVTGDGVNFAIFSEEAEKVELCLFDDEGQEELARLEMPQQEGGIWFGHLPGAQEGLAYGYRVHGRFAPEEGLRFNPNKLLLDPYAMAMRGYLKWDDALFGYPIGGSDLKQDTRDSAPFMPKAIVVDTQFDWDQDQVLHRPWSETVIYEAHVKGLTMRHPGVVQADRGTFRALASPQIIDHLLTLGVTTIELLPIHAIVQDRHLVENGLSNYWGYNSIGFFAPNRSYLAGEDVREVRAAVKRFHEAGIEVILDVVYNHTAEGNELGPTLSFKGIDNRSYYLLSPENKRHGFDTTGTGNTLNVAHPMVLRLVMDSLRYWVEAVHVDGFRFDLASTLGREPAGFEREGAFFNAIRQDPVLSGVKLIAEPWDIGEGGYQVGGFPWPFREWNDKFRDDTRAFWRRDPGLLPKISQRLMGSPVQFDHTHRPATSSINFLAAHDGFTLWDTLSYNHKHNEANGEGNRDGHDHNLSDNMGVEGPSDDPEINAARLRRARAMLGSLLVSHGVPMILAGDEMGQSQNGNNNAYCQDNETTWIDWEGARTDLRDSFSAMVAFRQDWRYHLAPPAFAPNAATPVSDWWHASGRQMEDGDWQEAGQCCVGSRHRLAGYPELLIVANAGDACEFTLPGDGWHHILDTTRDDPRCDEAVDGVQSLPWQSLHAFCREGEAASDEGDA
- a CDS encoding catalase → MTNDKRGRPATTDGGAPVQSLEHSLTVGSDGPIVLNDHYLIEQMANFNRERIPERQPHAKGSGAFGHFQVTGDVSKYTKAKVFQPGAKTDIVARFSTVAGERGSPDTWRDPRGFSVKMYTEEGNFDMVGNNTPVFFVRDPLKFQSFIRSQKRRADNGLRDHDMQWDFWTLSPESAHQVTYLMGDRGIPRTWREMNGYSSHTYSLVNEAGEMFWVKFHFKTDQGDGNAHFTQEEADEMAGADSDYHRRDLFNAIAEGNAPSWTLYFQIMPFEDAKTYRINPFDLTKVWPHKDYPLIEVGKMVLDRNPTDFHTEIEQAAFEPNNMVPGVGLSPDKMLLARGFSYADAHRARLGVNYKQIPVNKPQAETNAYTKDGALRVNKSEDPVYFPNSYGGPEAHPQKSEAGLWYSDGEMVRQAYTLREDDDDWSQAGSLVRDVMDDAARERLVNNVTGHLCDGVSEKILQRAFEYWRNIDGDIGARIEKAVRDKLGGESKAPGMASAKSIGG